One window of Nitrospirota bacterium genomic DNA carries:
- a CDS encoding rod shape-determining protein, which translates to MFLNNILGLFSNDLAIDLGTANTLVFVKGKGIVCDEPSVVVIRKDTKKPIAVGAEAKKMLGKTPVNIMAIRPMKDGVIADFDATGEMLKYFIAKVHNRRSFVSPRIIIGVPSGITQVEQRAVKDAAQASGAREVYLIEEPMAAAVGVGLPVGEPSGNMIVDIGGGTTDIAVISLNGVVYSKAVRVGGDKMDEALIAYMKRRYNLMIGERTAEQIKIEIGSAYPSDGDGPCEMEIKGRDLISGIPKTITINEDEIREAISESVNIILDTIKVTLENTPPELAADLVDHGIVLAGGGALLRGLDAYIREETGLPVIVADDPLTAVVRGVGKMLDDFELLRKIYIN; encoded by the coding sequence ATGTTCTTAAACAATATTCTTGGTTTATTCTCAAATGATCTTGCCATAGACCTTGGCACCGCAAACACTCTCGTATTTGTTAAAGGCAAAGGGATTGTATGCGATGAACCCTCCGTCGTTGTTATAAGGAAGGATACTAAGAAACCTATTGCAGTCGGCGCTGAAGCAAAAAAAATGCTTGGCAAAACCCCTGTGAATATAATGGCTATACGGCCCATGAAGGATGGCGTTATAGCAGACTTTGACGCCACAGGAGAGATGCTCAAGTATTTCATTGCAAAGGTGCATAACAGACGCAGTTTTGTATCTCCGAGGATAATCATAGGAGTCCCGTCAGGCATAACACAGGTTGAACAGCGCGCTGTAAAAGATGCAGCACAGGCCTCAGGCGCGCGGGAAGTCTACCTGATCGAAGAGCCTATGGCTGCAGCAGTCGGTGTGGGTCTGCCTGTAGGTGAGCCGTCAGGGAATATGATTGTTGATATCGGAGGAGGCACCACTGACATCGCAGTTATCTCTCTTAACGGCGTTGTCTATAGCAAGGCTGTGAGAGTGGGCGGCGACAAAATGGACGAAGCGCTTATTGCCTATATGAAGCGGCGTTACAACCTTATGATAGGCGAGAGGACCGCAGAACAGATAAAGATAGAGATAGGGTCCGCATACCCTTCAGACGGAGACGGCCCCTGTGAAATGGAGATAAAAGGAAGAGACCTTATATCAGGTATTCCGAAAACCATAACCATAAACGAGGATGAAATACGGGAGGCCATTAGCGAATCTGTAAATATAATTCTTGATACGATAAAAGTCACACTTGAGAACACACCGCCTGAACTTGCAGCAGACCTTGTGGACCACGGAATCGTGCTTGCAGGCGGCGGAGCTCTTCTAAGGGGGCTTGACGCCTACATAAGAGAAGAGACCGGACTTCCTGTAATAGTGGCCGATGACCCCCTGACTGCAGTTGTGAGAGGAGTCGGGAAGATGCTTGACGACTTTGAACTTCTAAGAAAGATATATATTAATTAA
- a CDS encoding RDD family protein — protein sequence MLKFKMLEEPKRASLLLRSVAKTIDLIIVAAAAEIIPRAGFFAGLAYLLISDGLFNGKSLGKQLTGLKVVSIAADKACSVRESILRNLVLCIGAALWRIPLIGWVITLLVVGFEFVMLLGSKEGMRLGDEIARTTVIEEIKSYNTEGEKKCS from the coding sequence TTGTTAAAATTTAAGATGTTGGAAGAACCCAAAAGAGCAAGCCTGCTTCTCAGAAGTGTTGCAAAGACAATTGACCTTATAATTGTCGCTGCTGCGGCAGAGATTATCCCGAGGGCAGGATTTTTTGCCGGACTTGCTTATCTGTTAATCAGCGACGGGCTTTTTAATGGCAAGAGTCTCGGGAAACAGCTTACAGGATTAAAGGTTGTTTCCATTGCAGCCGATAAGGCATGTTCAGTCAGAGAGTCAATATTGAGAAATCTTGTGCTGTGTATCGGCGCAGCGCTATGGAGAATCCCATTAATCGGATGGGTTATTACGCTGCTTGTAGTGGGGTTCGAGTTCGTAATGCTTCTCGGGAGCAAGGAAGGAATGAGGCTTGGCGATGAGATTGCCAGGACAACTGTCATAGAAGAAATTAAAAGTTACAATACAGAAGGAGAGAAGAAATGTTCTTAA
- a CDS encoding penicillin-binding protein 1A: MVKLEQELKHAEKNRISKMRIFFALLSVFSAAAGIIIGSIYWMLSELPQIKALEAYKPIESSHVYSSEGELLAELYLERRTFIPHYKIPEHVKKAFVSIEDIRFYKHHGVDVTGIMRALYYDVKAGSIVQGGSTITQQLAKMLFLKPDRSIKRKIREAVISIQIEKRYTKDEILGLYLNQAYFGTRAYGIEAASQTYFGKSTGELNIAEAALLASLPKAPSLYSPFKKPDKAKERRRKVLKEMLKNKFITEAQFKEADEFPLPVTPNFRKYNAPYFIEAIRQELENKYGDELYISGYRIYTTLSAGLQKAAEDAVKKGLSSIGKRAGPGVEAALVAIDIKTGHVKAMVGGSDFWKNQFNRATHALRQPGSAFKPFVYTAAIEKGMTSQEKIDDSPIFLKGSKPGELWSPKNYDGNYHGSVTLKTALAQSLNSATVRLADKLGIKNVVEVAKRLGIKSELQPYTSLAIGASDVTLLEMVSAYSAFASGKRVKPVLYEKIIGRDGRIVEETRPEVEDLLSEKVAEEMKVLLRAVVEEGTAQSAKELKRPVYGKTGTTNNYTDAWFIGFDDRLAVGVWAGRDNHKPIGKKEAGSRAALPIWIEFMKKAPPQIPQEQSP, from the coding sequence ATGGTTAAGCTTGAGCAGGAACTCAAACATGCGGAAAAAAACAGAATTTCAAAGATGCGGATTTTTTTCGCGCTCCTGTCTGTTTTTTCTGCGGCTGCCGGCATAATTATAGGTTCCATCTACTGGATGCTGTCCGAACTTCCGCAGATAAAGGCGCTTGAAGCATATAAGCCGATAGAATCTTCTCATGTTTATTCCTCCGAAGGAGAACTGCTTGCGGAGTTATATCTTGAAAGAAGGACCTTTATCCCCCATTACAAGATACCGGAGCATGTCAAGAAGGCCTTTGTATCTATTGAGGATATAAGATTTTACAAGCATCATGGAGTTGATGTTACAGGGATTATGCGGGCTCTCTACTATGATGTTAAGGCAGGCAGCATTGTCCAGGGAGGAAGCACGATAACCCAGCAGCTTGCAAAGATGCTTTTTCTTAAGCCTGACAGGAGCATAAAAAGAAAGATCCGGGAGGCAGTCATTTCCATACAGATAGAAAAGCGCTATACAAAAGATGAAATACTCGGCCTGTATCTGAATCAGGCTTATTTCGGAACACGGGCTTATGGCATTGAGGCGGCTTCACAGACATATTTCGGGAAATCAACAGGTGAGCTTAATATAGCTGAAGCGGCGCTCCTTGCGTCTCTGCCCAAAGCTCCGTCGCTGTATTCTCCTTTTAAAAAGCCTGATAAAGCTAAGGAAAGGAGAAGAAAGGTTCTGAAAGAAATGCTGAAGAATAAATTTATAACAGAGGCTCAATTTAAGGAGGCTGACGAGTTTCCCCTGCCTGTGACCCCCAATTTCAGAAAATATAATGCGCCGTATTTCATAGAAGCCATCAGGCAGGAACTTGAGAATAAATACGGAGACGAATTGTACATTTCAGGATACAGGATATATACCACTCTCAGCGCAGGCCTGCAGAAGGCTGCGGAGGACGCGGTTAAAAAGGGGCTTTCCTCTATAGGAAAAAGGGCAGGCCCCGGCGTAGAGGCGGCGCTTGTTGCCATAGACATTAAAACAGGACATGTAAAGGCAATGGTTGGCGGCTCTGATTTTTGGAAAAACCAGTTTAACAGGGCAACTCATGCATTAAGACAGCCCGGCTCTGCATTTAAGCCATTTGTTTATACGGCTGCGATTGAAAAAGGGATGACGTCGCAGGAAAAAATAGATGATTCTCCTATTTTTTTGAAGGGTTCAAAACCCGGGGAACTATGGTCTCCAAAAAATTATGACGGCAATTATCATGGAAGCGTTACACTTAAGACCGCCCTTGCCCAGTCTCTGAACTCCGCTACTGTAAGGCTTGCAGATAAGCTTGGGATAAAAAATGTTGTAGAAGTGGCAAAGAGGCTCGGCATAAAGAGTGAACTTCAACCTTACACATCTCTTGCGATTGGGGCTTCTGATGTTACTTTGCTTGAGATGGTATCAGCATACTCGGCGTTTGCCTCCGGCAAAAGAGTAAAACCTGTTTTGTATGAAAAGATAATTGGCAGGGACGGAAGAATCGTAGAGGAAACAAGGCCAGAAGTAGAAGACCTGCTTTCAGAAAAGGTTGCAGAAGAGATGAAGGTTCTTCTCAGGGCTGTTGTTGAAGAGGGGACTGCACAGAGTGCAAAAGAACTGAAAAGGCCTGTTTACGGCAAGACAGGCACGACAAACAATTATACGGATGCATGGTTCATAGGTTTTGATGACAGGCTTGCAGTTGGCGTCTGGGCCGGAAGGGATAACCACAAGCCAATCGGCAAAAAAGAGGCCGGTTCAAGGGCAGCCCTGCCGATATGGATTGAGTTTATGAAAAAAGCGCCTCCACAAATTCCTCAGGAACAAAGTCCCTGA
- the ftsY gene encoding signal recognition particle-docking protein FtsY: MGLFDRLKQGLAKTRKGFIEKVESVLMHGKINEEVVNELEEILITSDIGVYAAAEIVNSLKDKIKKGEVKDSISAKEFLKREMISLLGSSSPVVLFGEKPFVILTVGVNGVGKTTTIGKLASRFRSEGHSVLFAASDTFRAAAIEQLEIWAERSGSSIVKHQSGSDPAAVAYDAIESAKHKKIDIVIIDTAGRLHTKSPLMEELKKVKRVIQKSLPHAPQEVLLVVDATTGQNALRQTQIFNEAVGVTGIALTKLDGTAKGGIVFAIKKELGIPVRLIGIGEGIDDLRDFVPEEFVEALFS, translated from the coding sequence ATGGGTTTGTTTGACAGGCTGAAACAAGGGCTTGCAAAAACAAGAAAAGGGTTTATTGAAAAAGTTGAATCTGTTTTAATGCATGGAAAGATTAACGAAGAAGTTGTCAACGAACTTGAAGAAATACTTATAACATCTGATATCGGAGTGTATGCCGCGGCAGAAATTGTCAACTCCTTGAAAGACAAGATTAAAAAAGGCGAGGTCAAAGACAGCATTTCAGCAAAAGAGTTTTTAAAGAGGGAAATGATTTCTCTGCTCGGCTCCTCTTCGCCTGTTGTCCTATTCGGTGAGAAGCCGTTTGTTATACTTACAGTCGGTGTTAACGGCGTGGGCAAGACTACTACTATCGGAAAACTTGCAAGCAGGTTCAGGTCAGAGGGGCATTCAGTTTTATTTGCCGCATCCGACACCTTCAGGGCTGCTGCAATAGAACAGCTTGAGATATGGGCTGAAAGGTCAGGTTCTTCTATTGTCAAACACCAGAGCGGTTCGGACCCTGCTGCTGTTGCATATGATGCGATAGAGTCTGCAAAACATAAAAAAATTGACATTGTTATCATTGACACAGCAGGCAGGCTTCATACAAAAAGTCCTTTGATGGAGGAATTAAAAAAGGTTAAACGTGTTATACAGAAATCACTGCCTCATGCGCCTCAGGAAGTGCTGCTTGTTGTTGATGCAACCACAGGACAGAATGCACTAAGGCAGACGCAGATTTTCAACGAAGCAGTCGGCGTTACAGGTATTGCGCTCACAAAGCTTGACGGCACGGCAAAAGGCGGAATCGTATTTGCGATAAAGAAAGAACTCGGAATACCTGTCAGGCTTATAGGAATCGGCGAAGGGATTGACGACCTCAGGGACTTTGTTCCTGAGGAATTTGTGGAGGCGCTTTTTTCATAA
- a CDS encoding prepilin-type N-terminal cleavage/methylation domain-containing protein: MLKNKGGFTLIELVMIIIILGILAAIALPRYVDLQRDAQTAVATATIGAVRSTAVIRYANTRTPSTYAMLQSETDYDRANITFGGSCTAATATYTGGSIYNFDINSAYCSG; this comes from the coding sequence ATGTTAAAAAACAAGGGAGGCTTCACGCTGATTGAGCTGGTAATGATTATCATTATTCTGGGTATTCTGGCTGCAATAGCATTACCGAGGTATGTAGACCTTCAAAGAGATGCACAAACAGCCGTGGCTACCGCAACTATCGGAGCAGTCAGGTCAACAGCTGTCATTAGATATGCAAATACGAGAACTCCAAGCACATACGCAATGCTCCAATCAGAGACCGACTATGACAGGGCTAACATAACTTTTGGCGGCTCATGCACTGCTGCTACAGCGACGTACACAGGAGGGTCTATCTACAATTTCGACATAAACTCTGCTTATTGTTCTGGCTAA
- a CDS encoding prepilin-type N-terminal cleavage/methylation domain-containing protein, translated as MLKNKGGFTLIELVMIIIILGILAAVAVPRYVDLQRDAQTAVATATIGAVRSTGLIRFASTRTSSTYAMLQSETDYDRANITFGGNCAAATATYTGGSIYNFNISTTYCSG; from the coding sequence ATGTTAAAAAACAAGGGAGGCTTCACGCTGATTGAGCTGGTAATGATTATCATTATTCTGGGTATTCTGGCTGCAGTGGCAGTGCCGAGGTATGTAGACCTTCAAAGAGATGCACAAACAGCCGTGGCTACCGCAACTATCGGAGCAGTCAGGTCAACAGGTCTCATTAGATTTGCAAGCACGAGAACTTCAAGCACATACGCAATGCTCCAATCAGAAACTGACTATGACAGGGCTAACATAACTTTTGGCGGCAACTGCGCTGCTGCTACAGCGACGTACACAGGAGGGTCTATCTACAATTTCAACATAAGCACCACGTACTGCTCAGGATAG
- a CDS encoding O-antigen ligase family protein encodes MPLLFFFVGFIFILVISVLSGWMLWWTVAACLVMLFLKKYDQPFPFTLLSSSFLIYVFILFINGVVLNNVYHGEVVFNILFFILPFIVFSRLDVLTIERFFKVAAFIFTLLVIWGLIQHLTGFLYIVDQGRRASAIFYTSNTFATGINLFLISFAALYLSGINQRLTYWLAMLFFSGLMATQSRGGYLGLTFGMLFLALFSFIGQGQLKRSHIRWARLALGFAVVVLIFQFSPSWSGDDVKAAIMEGNTSNRLELYTIAWQAIKDNPLWGYGYFNFGYVFHRYKIPPFLDKAALFVHNDYLQIWLETGLPGFLALLTVIGVLYLSLWKKRSDINSMPNPAWLGVIGAAMTSLFSHAAVDFPLYIPALQFLSGAYLGTANNLLRDSSIPKTKFIPSISSFIERMGIRLIVVKILAAFVLLFWLLQPAIAQFASNQGLEQLSKGNVKIALKKFRLAQRLIPGNAYYYWCEGIILMDQAVELQNRELAVLADNVFAKGADANTYYPDNFLERLRLHRDRRALLEKPADPETLLQWMEHVRTWNPHILSVKIEYARTLAFAGKKREAKLFAKQLQRENPEYKAIEKLINDLEQGVY; translated from the coding sequence ATGCCCCTTTTATTTTTTTTTGTCGGGTTTATATTTATCCTTGTTATTTCTGTCCTTTCAGGATGGATGCTTTGGTGGACGGTTGCAGCATGTCTTGTAATGCTCTTTTTAAAGAAATACGATCAGCCATTTCCGTTTACTCTTTTATCCAGCTCGTTCCTAATCTATGTCTTTATCCTATTTATTAACGGTGTTGTTCTTAACAATGTTTATCACGGCGAGGTTGTATTTAATATTCTTTTTTTTATTCTCCCCTTTATCGTGTTTTCACGTCTGGATGTCTTAACCATTGAGCGATTTTTTAAGGTTGCCGCATTCATATTTACCCTGCTGGTTATATGGGGGCTTATTCAGCATCTTACAGGCTTCTTATATATTGTTGATCAAGGGAGAAGGGCAAGTGCAATTTTTTATACATCCAATACCTTTGCGACAGGGATAAACCTTTTTCTGATTTCATTCGCAGCACTGTATCTTTCAGGCATCAACCAGCGGCTTACTTATTGGCTTGCCATGTTATTTTTTTCAGGGCTTATGGCTACCCAAAGCCGTGGAGGCTATTTAGGGCTGACCTTTGGAATGTTGTTTTTAGCGTTGTTTAGCTTCATCGGACAGGGGCAATTGAAAAGGAGTCATATCCGCTGGGCGCGGCTGGCGCTGGGATTTGCTGTTGTTGTTCTTATTTTCCAGTTTTCCCCTTCATGGAGCGGTGATGACGTGAAGGCAGCAATCATGGAAGGCAACACCTCTAACCGTCTTGAACTTTACACTATCGCATGGCAGGCAATCAAGGACAATCCCTTATGGGGCTACGGCTATTTTAATTTCGGTTATGTTTTCCACCGGTATAAGATACCGCCGTTTCTTGACAAGGCTGCGTTATTTGTACATAACGATTACCTGCAGATATGGCTTGAAACAGGACTGCCGGGTTTTCTGGCATTGCTTACCGTAATTGGTGTCCTTTATCTAAGCCTGTGGAAAAAACGTTCAGATATTAATTCCATGCCAAATCCGGCTTGGCTGGGTGTAATTGGCGCTGCCATGACCTCTCTCTTCAGCCATGCAGCAGTGGATTTTCCGCTGTATATTCCGGCATTGCAGTTCCTGTCAGGCGCCTATCTCGGCACTGCCAACAACCTCTTAAGAGATAGTTCAATCCCAAAAACAAAATTTATTCCTTCCATAAGTTCGTTCATAGAGCGCATGGGCATCAGATTAATTGTGGTAAAAATATTGGCAGCCTTTGTGCTTCTATTCTGGCTGTTGCAGCCGGCGATTGCTCAGTTTGCTTCCAATCAGGGTCTTGAACAGTTAAGCAAAGGGAATGTCAAAATTGCGCTGAAGAAATTCAGGCTGGCTCAGCGGTTAATCCCGGGGAATGCATATTATTACTGGTGCGAAGGGATAATCCTAATGGATCAGGCAGTTGAACTGCAAAACCGTGAATTAGCTGTTCTTGCAGACAATGTCTTTGCAAAAGGAGCAGACGCAAATACGTACTATCCGGATAATTTTCTTGAACGCCTTCGTCTTCACCGTGACCGTCGTGCTCTATTGGAGAAACCTGCTGATCCTGAAACATTATTGCAATGGATGGAACACGTACGGACATGGAATCCGCATATTCTTTCAGTCAAAATAGAATATGCGCGCACTCTGGCTTTTGCCGGCAAAAAAAGGGAAGCTAAACTCTTTGCAAAGCAGTTACAGAGAGAGAATCCGGAATACAAGGCGATAGAGAAATTGATAAATGATCTGGAACAAGGCGTCTATTAA
- the dnaJ gene encoding molecular chaperone DnaJ, with product MAPAVKDYYEMLGVNKNASQDEIKKVYRKLARKYHPDLNPGDKTSEHKFKEINEAYSVLGDEKKRADYDQFGKSPFEAGGPWFEGARPDFGETSDFGGFGDVFSDIFGADRRYGQFARKGADMFMAIELSLEDAFTGVTRSVAITRETLCRICNGAGAESYQTCDRCKGSGKLQTSKGFFRMSQTCTSCGGSGKKITKTCRACNGRGKTLQTDTIKVKIPAGADTGSIVKLKGMGGVGEAGGPPGDLRIEVTVRPHPVFTRKENDIYVDLPITFGEAALGAKIEVPTIDGSAVMTIPAGTQGGQKFKLSGKGFSSPRTAGRGNQYVIAKIVVPKDINSRAKEAIKEIEALYKENLRKDIMARKHS from the coding sequence ATGGCGCCTGCAGTTAAAGACTACTATGAGATGCTCGGCGTAAACAAAAACGCCTCTCAGGATGAGATAAAGAAGGTGTACAGGAAGCTTGCGCGAAAATATCACCCTGACCTTAATCCCGGCGACAAGACCTCAGAGCATAAATTCAAGGAGATAAACGAAGCATACAGTGTGCTCGGCGATGAAAAAAAGCGGGCTGATTATGACCAGTTCGGCAAATCTCCTTTTGAGGCAGGCGGGCCATGGTTTGAAGGGGCAAGGCCTGATTTCGGCGAGACCTCTGATTTTGGCGGATTCGGGGATGTTTTTTCTGACATCTTTGGAGCAGACAGAAGGTATGGACAATTCGCGAGAAAAGGCGCTGATATGTTCATGGCTATTGAGCTCTCTTTGGAAGATGCATTCACAGGCGTTACGCGTTCTGTTGCCATTACAAGAGAAACCCTGTGCAGGATATGTAATGGAGCAGGCGCTGAGTCCTATCAAACATGCGATAGATGCAAAGGAAGCGGGAAGCTTCAAACATCAAAAGGTTTTTTCAGGATGTCCCAGACATGCACATCATGCGGAGGAAGCGGAAAGAAGATTACGAAAACTTGCAGGGCGTGTAACGGCAGGGGAAAAACACTTCAGACAGATACAATAAAGGTAAAGATACCTGCGGGCGCTGATACAGGCTCGATAGTGAAGCTTAAAGGCATGGGGGGCGTTGGCGAGGCAGGCGGCCCTCCGGGAGATTTGCGTATAGAGGTGACTGTAAGGCCGCATCCTGTATTTACGCGAAAGGAAAACGACATTTATGTGGATTTGCCAATCACATTTGGCGAGGCAGCGCTCGGCGCAAAGATTGAAGTCCCTACAATAGATGGAAGCGCAGTGATGACTATCCCGGCAGGGACGCAAGGGGGGCAGAAGTTTAAGCTTTCCGGAAAAGGTTTTTCTTCGCCGAGGACAGCAGGGAGGGGCAATCAATATGTCATCGCAAAGATTGTTGTGCCGAAAGATATAAACAGCAGGGCAAAAGAGGCGATAAAAGAGATAGAGGCACTATACAAGGAGAATCTCAGGAAAGATATTATGGCGAGGAAACATTCATGA
- a CDS encoding MerR family transcriptional regulator, giving the protein MTERDKKQPLYVISVVAEMLGVHPQTLRMYEREGFVIPRRTKRLRLYSEEDVERLNFVLSLTKELGVNKAGVDIILRMRQRGEALQHEMEEMMRLLDEDMQHDFEERIKRIFEGE; this is encoded by the coding sequence ATGACCGAAAGGGACAAGAAACAGCCTTTATATGTGATAAGCGTTGTGGCAGAGATGCTCGGAGTGCATCCTCAGACACTGAGGATGTACGAGAGGGAAGGGTTTGTAATACCCCGAAGGACCAAGCGGCTGAGGCTGTATTCTGAAGAGGATGTGGAAAGGCTTAACTTTGTGCTGAGCCTTACCAAAGAACTCGGTGTGAATAAGGCAGGCGTGGACATTATTTTGAGGATGAGACAGAGGGGTGAGGCGCTGCAGCATGAGATGGAAGAGATGATGCGCCTGCTTGATGAGGATATGCAGCATGATTTTGAAGAAAGGATAAAGAGGATTTTTGAGGGGGAATAA